The Saxibacter everestensis genome has a window encoding:
- a CDS encoding PspC domain-containing protein: protein MTNNENFNDGSSAGDSGRGSSSPEGQPSAQGASAPQGASAPQGQPTPGWSGGQAWTGGPGWSGDQGWSGGQSGNQSAGYAQPQRTAPFFEKIRQQGVARSADRWIGGICGTISERTGWDVTLVRGLAAVSMLFFGIGVLLYGLAWAFLPEPDGRIHAQEVVRGIWSGGLIGSALLVLVGITDPGMHGPFWIIWPWGDETFWSWSAPVVVVGLIIATVVFFVNHKGSDRQAAAAPGDLGGPGAGPSGPGAGPSGPGAGPSGPGAGPSGPKPGSGPSTDGGPEATRPFEHAPGTSGAANLPLSQTTPVPSAPDATPTWPGGGQPPRIPRTPAAQRPAAQRPPKPYSRGSGTIGLLFAGLALLGLATVWIIDRSTDLAGGPWLVGVGVALAILGLGIVVAGVRGRRGSGLTFLSWVGVVLAVPLLIIPQGILSNDFRPVVSDTDWQPVGIESAEHGLSVGVGDLTVNLSNLRSVAGEVVEVPVDVGVGDVELILPAGVTSRVETRGGVVTENDQQPNETTSVFSGSSRTYGTGDAQLVVTVRIGTGNFNVRSAEPSSSAEPGVMP, encoded by the coding sequence ATGACGAACAATGAAAATTTCAACGATGGGTCCTCCGCCGGGGACTCCGGGCGGGGTTCCTCCTCGCCGGAGGGCCAGCCATCAGCGCAGGGTGCGTCGGCTCCTCAGGGTGCGTCGGCTCCTCAGGGCCAGCCCACGCCGGGTTGGTCCGGCGGCCAAGCTTGGACCGGTGGGCCGGGTTGGTCCGGGGATCAGGGCTGGTCTGGTGGCCAGAGCGGCAACCAGTCGGCTGGCTACGCTCAGCCGCAACGTACGGCGCCGTTCTTCGAGAAGATCCGCCAGCAGGGGGTAGCGCGTTCCGCAGACCGCTGGATCGGCGGCATCTGCGGAACGATTTCGGAGCGGACCGGGTGGGACGTCACTTTGGTGCGCGGTCTTGCCGCGGTCAGCATGCTGTTTTTCGGCATTGGTGTGCTGCTGTACGGGCTCGCCTGGGCTTTTCTGCCGGAACCAGACGGCCGGATCCATGCTCAGGAAGTAGTCCGTGGCATCTGGTCCGGCGGCCTGATTGGATCGGCCCTGCTGGTCCTGGTCGGAATTACCGACCCGGGCATGCACGGCCCGTTCTGGATCATCTGGCCCTGGGGGGATGAGACGTTCTGGTCCTGGTCTGCCCCGGTTGTCGTTGTCGGCCTGATCATCGCGACCGTCGTATTCTTCGTGAATCATAAGGGCAGCGATCGGCAGGCAGCTGCAGCCCCTGGCGATCTCGGCGGCCCGGGTGCCGGTCCCTCCGGCCCTGGCGCAGGTCCCTCCGGTCCGGGTGCAGGTCCCTCCGGCCCGGGTGCCGGTCCCTCCGGTCCGAAGCCGGGTAGTGGGCCGTCGACGGATGGCGGTCCAGAGGCGACCCGCCCTTTTGAGCACGCCCCGGGCACTTCCGGGGCGGCCAACCTGCCGCTGTCTCAGACGACGCCGGTACCGTCAGCACCGGATGCCACGCCAACTTGGCCGGGCGGTGGCCAGCCGCCACGCATCCCGCGGACCCCGGCCGCGCAGCGTCCAGCTGCACAGCGGCCACCCAAGCCTTACAGTCGCGGATCGGGCACGATCGGTCTGCTGTTCGCCGGCCTTGCCTTGCTCGGCTTGGCGACGGTTTGGATCATTGATCGCTCCACAGATCTTGCCGGCGGGCCGTGGTTGGTCGGGGTCGGAGTGGCGTTGGCGATTCTGGGCCTCGGCATCGTCGTCGCCGGGGTTCGCGGCCGGCGCGGCTCGGGGCTGACGTTTCTCAGCTGGGTAGGTGTCGTACTCGCAGTGCCATTGCTCATCATCCCGCAGGGCATCCTCAGCAATGATTTTCGGCCGGTGGTTTCGGATACCGACTGGCAGCCGGTGGGCATCGAATCCGCCGAGCATGGACTTAGCGTTGGAGTCGGGGATCTGACGGTTAATCTTTCCAACCTGCGTTCGGTAGCCGGTGAGGTCGTCGAGGTTCCGGTTGACGTGGGCGTGGGCGACGTTGAGTTGATCCTGCCCGCAGGTGTCACCAGCCGGGTCGAGACCCGCGGCGGCGTCGTCACCGAGAACGACCAGCAGCCAAACGAGACAACGAGCGTGTTCTCCGGGTCGTCCCGTACATACGGAACCGGAGATGCCCAGCTGGTAGTCACGGTGCGGATCGGCACCGGTAATTTCAACGTCCGCAGTGCGGAACCATCTTCCAGCGCAGAGCCAGGAGTAATGCCATGA
- the hpaB gene encoding 4-hydroxyphenylacetate 3-monooxygenase, oxygenase component, whose translation MGARTGKQYIEQLNKLRPTVQIDGETVTENIAEHPAFSGVVNTFAELYDMQHDAVLKDVLTYESPTTGDRVGTSFMVPKTQEDLMKRREAAAAWANHSFGMLGRTGDYLNSALMALSTATDWFSKADQNGPEYAENARKYYEYVRENDLLTTHTLIPPQVNRSVSGSQQGGGQLSARIVEENEEGVTITGARMLGTVAPIADEILVFPSTVLRGTPEDAAYSYAFALPTDTPGLRFLCRRSLDGGGGHFNEPLASRFEEMDAVVVFDNVKVPRERIFMLGNPQLCNGFYTETGATAHMTHQVVTRTTAKSEFFGALLTEMAESIGIDGFSHIQEDIAEVLVAAELGRSTLRAAEADAALNEFGVMTPKWSALNAARNWYPKISQRFPAIVRKFGASGLMGLPGEADVFGDASGDIETYLQGKNVTGPERVRLFRLAFDAAVSAFAGRQSLYEYYFFGDPVRMAGAYVNAVDTSESRERVRKFLERG comes from the coding sequence ATGGGTGCCCGCACCGGCAAGCAGTACATCGAGCAGCTCAATAAGCTGCGGCCAACGGTTCAGATCGACGGCGAGACAGTCACGGAGAACATCGCCGAGCATCCCGCCTTCTCCGGTGTGGTCAATACCTTCGCCGAGCTGTACGACATGCAGCACGACGCTGTCCTGAAGGACGTGCTGACCTACGAGTCGCCGACAACCGGCGACCGCGTCGGCACCTCGTTCATGGTGCCGAAAACCCAGGAAGACCTGATGAAGCGCCGTGAGGCTGCCGCGGCGTGGGCCAACCACTCGTTCGGCATGCTTGGCCGGACCGGCGACTACCTCAACAGCGCGCTGATGGCGCTGTCGACCGCCACCGATTGGTTCAGCAAGGCCGACCAGAACGGTCCCGAGTACGCGGAGAATGCGCGGAAGTACTACGAATACGTGCGGGAGAACGACCTGCTGACGACGCACACGCTGATTCCGCCGCAGGTGAATCGCAGTGTGTCCGGCTCACAGCAGGGTGGCGGGCAGCTCTCGGCGCGGATCGTGGAAGAGAATGAGGAAGGCGTCACGATCACAGGCGCCCGGATGCTGGGGACCGTGGCGCCGATCGCCGACGAGATTCTGGTCTTCCCATCCACCGTGCTCCGCGGCACCCCCGAAGACGCCGCCTACTCCTACGCGTTCGCGCTGCCCACCGACACTCCCGGACTTCGGTTCCTGTGCCGGCGCAGTCTGGACGGCGGTGGCGGTCACTTCAATGAACCGCTGGCTTCACGGTTCGAAGAGATGGACGCCGTCGTGGTGTTCGACAACGTCAAGGTGCCGCGCGAGCGCATCTTCATGCTCGGCAACCCGCAGCTCTGCAACGGCTTCTACACCGAAACCGGCGCCACCGCGCACATGACGCACCAGGTGGTTACCCGGACGACGGCGAAGAGTGAGTTCTTTGGCGCGCTGCTCACCGAAATGGCGGAGTCGATCGGCATCGACGGCTTCAGTCACATTCAGGAAGACATCGCCGAGGTGCTCGTCGCGGCGGAACTTGGCCGCTCGACCCTGCGTGCCGCCGAGGCAGACGCCGCGCTCAACGAGTTCGGGGTGATGACGCCGAAGTGGTCTGCCCTGAACGCCGCCCGTAACTGGTACCCGAAGATTTCGCAGCGTTTCCCGGCAATCGTCCGGAAGTTCGGCGCATCGGGGCTGATGGGCCTGCCAGGCGAAGCCGACGTGTTCGGTGACGCTTCCGGCGACATCGAAACCTACCTGCAGGGCAAGAACGTCACCGGCCCAGAGCGGGTCCGGCTGTTCCGGCTCGCGTTCGATGCCGCCGTCTCGGCGTTCGCCGGCCGGCAGTCGCTGTACGAGTACTACTTCTTCGGCGATCCGGTCCGGATGGCGGGCGCCTACGTGAACGCCGTCGACACCAGTGAGTCGCGAGAACGGGTGCGGAAGTTCCTCGAACGCGGCTGA
- a CDS encoding flavin reductase family protein — MRVFDPARQNVARLRSAFGRFATGVAVVTFDGLEKRHGLTVNSFTSVSIDPPLVLVSIARTTAAHDQLEGRPFTVNILGAEQEKVALHFAGRPDRDPEWVEGDVAPRLAGALAHFECNAWRSYDGGDHTLYLGEVVGFDYRDGDALGFSNSRFTVVPEISLGVEYLL, encoded by the coding sequence ATGCGAGTTTTTGATCCGGCACGACAGAATGTAGCGCGGCTGCGTAGCGCGTTCGGGCGCTTCGCCACCGGTGTAGCCGTCGTGACTTTCGACGGCCTGGAAAAGCGTCATGGCCTCACGGTCAACTCCTTCACCTCGGTATCGATCGACCCGCCGCTCGTGCTGGTCAGCATTGCCCGGACCACGGCGGCCCACGATCAGCTCGAAGGCAGGCCGTTCACGGTGAACATCCTGGGCGCCGAGCAGGAGAAGGTTGCGCTGCACTTCGCCGGACGGCCGGACAGGGATCCCGAGTGGGTGGAGGGCGATGTCGCGCCGCGGCTGGCCGGAGCTCTGGCGCACTTCGAATGCAACGCCTGGCGGTCATACGACGGCGGTGACCACACCCTCTACCTCGGCGAGGTCGTCGGCTTCGATTACCGGGACGGCGACGCACTGGGATTCTCCAACAGCCGCTTCACAGTCGTTCCGGAGATCAGCCTCGGCGTCGAATACCTGCTCTAG
- a CDS encoding response regulator encodes MIDSSPRPIRVVLVDDHRLVRTGVRGELAQDLEVVGEAGDVEAAVDVVLAQAPDVVLLDVHLPGGSGDGGREVIQRSVAGGSSSKFLALSVSDAAEDVVGVIRAGARGYVTKAIAGAELSDAVRRVAGGDAVFSPRLAGFVLDAFGSASGEVAAIEDELDRLSAREREVMRLIARGYSYREVAGELVLSVKTIESHVSSVLRKLQLSSRHELTTWAAKRRLL; translated from the coding sequence GTGATCGATAGCTCGCCACGTCCGATCCGGGTCGTCCTCGTCGACGACCATCGCCTGGTGCGGACAGGTGTGCGCGGCGAGCTCGCGCAGGATCTCGAAGTAGTCGGCGAGGCCGGCGATGTCGAGGCGGCCGTCGATGTCGTGCTGGCGCAGGCACCCGATGTGGTGCTGCTCGACGTGCACCTTCCGGGAGGCTCCGGTGACGGCGGCCGGGAAGTCATCCAGCGCAGTGTTGCCGGCGGAAGTTCGTCGAAGTTCCTGGCGCTTAGCGTCTCGGACGCCGCGGAAGATGTCGTCGGCGTGATCCGGGCGGGAGCGCGAGGCTACGTCACGAAGGCCATCGCCGGCGCAGAGCTTTCAGATGCGGTGCGACGGGTTGCCGGTGGAGACGCAGTCTTCTCGCCCCGGCTGGCCGGTTTCGTGCTTGACGCCTTCGGTTCCGCCTCTGGCGAGGTCGCCGCGATCGAGGACGAGCTGGATCGGCTGTCGGCCCGGGAGCGGGAAGTCATGCGGCTGATCGCCCGCGGCTACTCGTACCGGGAGGTTGCCGGCGAGTTGGTGCTATCGGTGAAGACCATCGAGTCGCACGTGTCCAGCGTGCTCAGGAAGCTGCAGCTGTCCTCGCGGCACGAGCTCACAACCTGGGCGGCCAAGCGCCGATTGCTCTAG
- a CDS encoding ATP-binding protein → MNQTREPLVRRRTSRVLAGVCAGLSRHLGIPVIIVRITMLVAAIFGGAGVLLYLWLWALLPQEGEDGSILEGAPRGLFGSATAAESSQGREGDDADIFVRMSRDLRDRYRRSPSLWNSLAVGLLLLLVTVGLIATRAGVDVPWAVILPLLALSIGLILVWGNLNEAERRQWRTRTGATTQQAAARLLGGLALVVVGIVFVVLAATSGTPVYSTIVAVFAVLAGIVLVLTPFAVRFSRRILTERAEAARTGERADIAAHLHDSVLQTLSLIRRRSNDPAEVARLARGQERELREWLYGEALIPEDSLADALRKQSGEIEDLYGVEIELVIVGDATSVEPETGNPEAEAKAARNTEQRSAILAAAREATINAAVHAGGPVSVYAEFGSAMLEVFVRDHGEGFDPDDVDESRHGVRDSIIGRMKKFGGSSSFRSTPSGGTEVRLTIQREEYSDR, encoded by the coding sequence GTGAACCAAACCCGCGAACCCCTGGTACGGCGCCGCACCTCGCGCGTCCTGGCCGGCGTATGCGCCGGGCTCTCCAGGCACCTCGGCATCCCGGTGATCATCGTCCGGATCACTATGCTCGTGGCCGCGATTTTCGGCGGCGCCGGCGTGCTGCTCTACCTGTGGTTGTGGGCCTTGCTGCCACAAGAGGGTGAGGACGGATCGATCCTGGAGGGCGCGCCCCGCGGTCTGTTCGGCTCTGCCACGGCCGCAGAATCTTCCCAAGGTCGTGAGGGCGATGACGCCGACATCTTTGTTCGGATGAGCAGGGATCTCCGCGACCGCTACCGGCGCAGCCCGTCCCTATGGAATTCCCTGGCGGTTGGCCTGTTGCTGCTGCTCGTCACCGTCGGATTGATCGCCACCCGCGCTGGCGTGGACGTGCCGTGGGCCGTCATCCTGCCGCTGCTGGCGCTCAGCATCGGCCTGATCCTGGTCTGGGGCAATCTCAACGAGGCCGAGCGGCGTCAGTGGCGCACCCGCACCGGAGCAACGACACAGCAAGCCGCCGCCCGATTACTGGGCGGGCTGGCACTCGTCGTGGTGGGCATCGTGTTCGTCGTGCTCGCCGCGACCAGCGGAACTCCGGTCTATTCGACTATCGTCGCGGTCTTCGCGGTGCTCGCCGGCATCGTGCTGGTCCTGACGCCGTTCGCGGTGCGCTTCTCACGTCGGATCCTCACTGAGCGGGCCGAGGCCGCACGCACCGGCGAGCGCGCCGACATCGCGGCACACCTGCACGATTCGGTGCTGCAGACACTCTCGTTGATCCGGCGGCGCAGCAACGATCCGGCGGAGGTCGCCCGGCTCGCCCGAGGCCAGGAACGCGAATTGCGCGAGTGGCTGTACGGCGAGGCGCTAATTCCCGAGGACAGCCTCGCCGATGCGCTGCGCAAGCAGTCCGGCGAAATCGAAGACCTTTACGGCGTGGAGATCGAGCTGGTGATCGTCGGCGATGCGACGAGCGTCGAGCCGGAAACTGGAAACCCCGAGGCAGAAGCAAAGGCAGCCCGGAATACCGAGCAACGATCGGCGATCCTTGCAGCCGCCCGGGAGGCCACCATCAATGCCGCGGTGCACGCCGGCGGCCCGGTGTCCGTGTATGCGGAATTCGGCAGCGCCATGCTTGAGGTCTTCGTGCGAGATCACGGCGAGGGCTTCGATCCCGACGACGTCGATGAGTCCCGGCATGGCGTACGTGATTCCATTATCGGCAGGATGAAGAAGTTCGGCGGCTCCAGCAGCTTCCGCAGCACACCGAGCGGCGGCACCGAAGTGCGGCTGACCATTCAGAGGGAGGAATACAGTGATCGATAG